One stretch of Thalassophryne amazonica chromosome 17, fThaAma1.1, whole genome shotgun sequence DNA includes these proteins:
- the LOC117529695 gene encoding proteinase-activated receptor 2-like isoform X3 — MAVRTCFQLVLVFCCMTTCCTDSLKGYTGKETKNGVEVTDDAKRVLSSSITTIFLPVIYIIVFAVGLPTNALAVWVFLFRTKTKHPSSIYMANLALADLLFVIWVPMKIAYHFNGNDWIYGEELCKVLVAFFYANMYSSIAFITCISVQRYWAVVDPLSHRQKDRCLSVAVSVSIWVVVWLLTIPLYLYNQQVKVSNLNISTCHDVTKPSQKTMAAGYFLTMAILGFIVPTVVCIISYILMLKSLRANMGDSSIAKKRQKAVVLIITVLVMFILCFTPSNIMLLVHYSLLLQDTDNNLFGFYITTLCLASLNCCFDPFIYYFISEDFRDHVKNTFLCRSERTVERMKVSFSALKYSKKSNTYTSSSGNTQSTEA, encoded by the coding sequence ATTCGTTGAAAGGTTACACTGGGAAAGAGACAAAGAATGGAGTCGAGGTCACTGATGATGCCAAGAGAGTCCTCAGTAGTTCCATTACGACCATCTTCCTCCCAGTCATCTACATCATCGTGTTTGCCGTGGGGCTTCCAACTAACGCCCTAGCTGTGTGGGTGTTTCTCTTCAGGACCAAAACAAAGCACCCATCCTCCATCTACATGGCCAACCTGGCTCTGGCTGACCTTCTCTTTGTCATTTGGGTGCCAATGAAAATAGCGTATCACTTCAACGGTAATGACTGGATCTACGGAGAAGAACTATGCAAGGTGCTGGTGGCGTTTTTCTATGCTAACATGTACTCCTCCATCGCTTTTATCACCTGCATTAGTGTCCAACGTTACTGGGCAGTAGTGGACCCGCTGTCCCACCGTCAGAAAGACAGATGTCTGTCTGTAGCCGTCTCTGTGTCAATCTGGGTGGTGGTCTGGCTCCTGACCATCCCTCTGTACCTGTACAACCAACAGGTTAAAGTGTCAAACCTCAATATCTCTACGTGCCATGATGTCACCAAGCCGAGCCAGAAGACCATGGCAGCAGGCTACTTCTTGACGATGGCAATACTGGGATTTATTGTTCCCACTGTTGTATGCATTATATCCTACATCCTCATGCTCAAGTCTCTGAGGGCCAACATGGGGGACTCCAGCATTGCAAAGAAGCGGCAGAAGGCCGTGGTGTTGATCATCACCGTCCTGGTCATGTTTATACTGTGCTTCACTCCCAGTAACATCATGTTGCTGGTGCACTACAGCCTGCTGTTGCAAGACACCGACAACAACCTGTTCGGCTTCTACATCACCACGCTGTGCTTGGCCAGCCTCAACTGCTGTTTTGACCCTTTCATTTACTACTTCATCTCAGAGGACTTCAGGGATCATGTCAAGAATACGTTTTTATGCCGGAGCGAGAGAACTGTCGAGAGGATGAAGGTGTCCTTCAGCGCACTGAAGTACTCCAAGAAGAGCAACACGTACACATCCTCGTCAGGAAATACTCAAAGCACAGAGGCCTAG
- the LOC117529695 gene encoding proteinase-activated receptor 2-like isoform X1, giving the protein MALSWLLLLLLLFGGFSASQTAPGKSRGFVGFEDPENSDLIILDEVSSKTLQSGLTTVFLPIIYTIVFAVGLPANLMALWVFLFRVKKKHPSTIYMANLALADLLFVIWTPLKIDYHFNGNNWTYGEPLCKVMISFFYGNMYCSILFITCLSVQRYWVVAHPLSQQKKNNKVAIAISVAIWVFIWLTSIPLYLYNHTAKIKNLNITTCHDVNVIHDTADPFPSIKHSFNYFIFMGTVVFLVPSVVIIVAYILLLRTLGQGMGDGTAAKNRQKAVMLIVVVLVSFLVCFIPSNIMLLVHYSLLKDGVVNNGYAFYITTLCLASLNSCLDPFIYYFVSEGFRDHVKNTLLCRSNRTVERMRVSFSSMKYSKKSKSYESRNTESSNC; this is encoded by the exons ATGGCTTTAAGCTGGTTATTATTGCTGCTGTTACTCTTCGGTGGGTTTTCTGCGTCACAGACAGCACCAG GAAAAAGCCGAGGCTTTGTTGGGTTTGAGGACCCTGAAAATTCAGACCTCATCATTTTGGATGAGGTGTCTTCGAAGACGCTGCAGAGTGGTTTGACCACAGTCTTCCTCCCAATCATCTACACCATCGTGTTTGCTGTGGGACTGCCGGCTAACCTCATGGCCCTGTGGGTGTTCCTCTTCAGGGTCAAGAAAAAACACCCGTCAACGATCTACATGGCCAACCTGGCTCTGGCTGACTTGCTTTTTGTCATTTGGACGCCCCTTAAGATTGACTACCATTTTAATGGCAACAACTGGACCTATGGGGAACCACTCTGCAAAGTCATGATAAGCTTCTTCTATGGGAACATGTATTGCTCTATTCTGTTCATCACTTGCCTCAGCGTGCAGAGGTACTGGGTCGTGGCTCACCCACTGTCCCAACAGAAGAAGAACAACAAAGTGGCTATTGCCATCTCTGTGGCCATCTGGGTTTTCATCTGGctcaccagcattcctctgtacctCTACAACCACACTGCCAAGATCAAAAACCTCAACATAACCACCTGCCATGATGTCAACGTCATTCATGACACTGCAGATCCCTTCCCTTCAATCAAACACTCATTCAACTACTTCATCTTCATGGGTACTGTTGTGTTCCTTGTGCCGTCTGTAGTCATCATCGTGGCTTACATCCTTTTACTGCGGACCCTCGGACAAGGCATGGGAGATGGCACAGCTGCAAAGAACCGTCAAAAAGCAGTGATGTTGATCGTGGTTGTCCTGGTGTCATTCTTAGTGTGCTTCATCCCCAGTAACATCATGCTGCTGGTGCACTACTCTCTGCTGAAGGATGGAGTGGTGAATAATGGCTATGCCTTCTACATCACCACCTTGTGTCTGGCTAGCCTTAACAGCTGCCTGGATCCGTTCATTTACTACTTTGTGTCGGAGGGTTTCAGAGATCACGTGAAGAACACGCTGCTCTGCCGGAGCAACCGGACAGTGGAGAGGATGAGGGTCTCATTCAGTTCCATGAAATACTCCAAGAAGAGCAAATCGTATGAGTCGAGGAACACGGAGAGCAGCAATTGCTAG
- the LOC117529695 gene encoding proteinase-activated receptor 2-like isoform X2 has product MAVRTCFQLVLVFCCMTTCCTGKSRGFVGFEDPENSDLIILDEVSSKTLQSGLTTVFLPIIYTIVFAVGLPANLMALWVFLFRVKKKHPSTIYMANLALADLLFVIWTPLKIDYHFNGNNWTYGEPLCKVMISFFYGNMYCSILFITCLSVQRYWVVAHPLSQQKKNNKVAIAISVAIWVFIWLTSIPLYLYNHTAKIKNLNITTCHDVNVIHDTADPFPSIKHSFNYFIFMGTVVFLVPSVVIIVAYILLLRTLGQGMGDGTAAKNRQKAVMLIVVVLVSFLVCFIPSNIMLLVHYSLLKDGVVNNGYAFYITTLCLASLNSCLDPFIYYFVSEGFRDHVKNTLLCRSNRTVERMRVSFSSMKYSKKSKSYESRNTESSNC; this is encoded by the coding sequence GAAAAAGCCGAGGCTTTGTTGGGTTTGAGGACCCTGAAAATTCAGACCTCATCATTTTGGATGAGGTGTCTTCGAAGACGCTGCAGAGTGGTTTGACCACAGTCTTCCTCCCAATCATCTACACCATCGTGTTTGCTGTGGGACTGCCGGCTAACCTCATGGCCCTGTGGGTGTTCCTCTTCAGGGTCAAGAAAAAACACCCGTCAACGATCTACATGGCCAACCTGGCTCTGGCTGACTTGCTTTTTGTCATTTGGACGCCCCTTAAGATTGACTACCATTTTAATGGCAACAACTGGACCTATGGGGAACCACTCTGCAAAGTCATGATAAGCTTCTTCTATGGGAACATGTATTGCTCTATTCTGTTCATCACTTGCCTCAGCGTGCAGAGGTACTGGGTCGTGGCTCACCCACTGTCCCAACAGAAGAAGAACAACAAAGTGGCTATTGCCATCTCTGTGGCCATCTGGGTTTTCATCTGGctcaccagcattcctctgtacctCTACAACCACACTGCCAAGATCAAAAACCTCAACATAACCACCTGCCATGATGTCAACGTCATTCATGACACTGCAGATCCCTTCCCTTCAATCAAACACTCATTCAACTACTTCATCTTCATGGGTACTGTTGTGTTCCTTGTGCCGTCTGTAGTCATCATCGTGGCTTACATCCTTTTACTGCGGACCCTCGGACAAGGCATGGGAGATGGCACAGCTGCAAAGAACCGTCAAAAAGCAGTGATGTTGATCGTGGTTGTCCTGGTGTCATTCTTAGTGTGCTTCATCCCCAGTAACATCATGCTGCTGGTGCACTACTCTCTGCTGAAGGATGGAGTGGTGAATAATGGCTATGCCTTCTACATCACCACCTTGTGTCTGGCTAGCCTTAACAGCTGCCTGGATCCGTTCATTTACTACTTTGTGTCGGAGGGTTTCAGAGATCACGTGAAGAACACGCTGCTCTGCCGGAGCAACCGGACAGTGGAGAGGATGAGGGTCTCATTCAGTTCCATGAAATACTCCAAGAAGAGCAAATCGTATGAGTCGAGGAACACGGAGAGCAGCAATTGCTAG
- the ch25hl2 gene encoding cholesterol 25-hydroxylase-like protein 2, producing the protein MSTGRFFRTETLYWLLDVGNVTACLSQGSVLQPAWDYLHLNHHDLLRSPLFPVGLSISTYFFLVGIYTVLDLLTPTWPCIRRYRLHHDKVVTWPNIWTTLSVTIYNHLLYIFPAAIAQWLWRPPTPLPREAPTLLAFLLGILGCMVVFDFQYYLWHLLHHRVPWLYRTFHAVHHQYNQPFSLVTQYLSGWELISVGFWATVDPILLQCHCLTTWGFMVFNIYVSTEDHCGYNFPWAMHNLVPFGLWGGAPQHNVHHQHPGTNFAPFFSHWDWLAGTHAVPTPPGEATTGKPVQTNEETD; encoded by the coding sequence ATGAGCACAGGCAGGTTCTTCAGAACTGAGACTCTCTACTGGCTGTTGGATGTGGGCAACGTGACTGCATGCCTTTCCCAGGGCTCAGTCTTGCAGCCTGCCTGGGACTACCTCCACCTGAACCACCACGACCTCCTGAGGAGCCCACTCTTCCCTGTGGGACTCTCCATCTCCACCTACTTCTTTCTGGTTGGGATTTATACGGTGCTGGATCTGCTGACTCCCACCTGGCCCTGCATACGACGCTACAGGCTCCACCACGACAAAGTCGTCACGTGGCCTAACATATGGACCACACTGAGTGTGACCATCTACAACCATCTGCTCTACATCTTTCCTGCTGCCATTGCACAGTGGCTTTGGAGGCCGCCCACACCGCTGCCACGCGAGGCGCCCACTCTCTTGGCCTTCCTTCTCGGCATCCTGGGGTGCATGGTTGTCTTTGACTTTCAGTACTATCTCTGGCACCTGTTGCACCACCGGGTTCCTTGGCTCTACCGCACCTTCCACGCCGTGCACCACCAGTACAACCAACCATTCAGCCTGGTTACACAGTACCTCTCTGGCTGGGAACTGATCAGTGTGGGATTTTGGGCCACAGTGGACCCCATTCTGCTTCAATGCCATTGCCTCACCACATGGGGCTTCATGGTCTTCAACATCTACGTTTCAACCGAAGACCACTGTGGTTACAACTTCCCGTGGGCTATGCATAACCTGGTACCCTTTGGCCTTTGGGGAGGTGCTCCTCAGCACAATGTGCACCATCAGCACCCCGGAACTAACTTTGCTCCGTTCTTCTCGCACTGGGACTGGCTAGCGGGTACCCACGCTGTGCCAACTCCCCCCGGTGAGGCTACGACAGGGAAGCCAGTTCAGACAAATGAGGAAACAGACTAA